In the genome of Saprospira sp. CCB-QB6, one region contains:
- a CDS encoding flavin monoamine oxidase family protein has protein sequence MSSSPANRFLPPVFQALSPRLWELSTGPYFQGQVLIVGAGLAGLTAAYMLKQQGLRPIILEAKKRPAGRLANLRNWADMPLELGAEWLHGQRSTLFRWLDGQYQSQIVEDEGEEFVPYKQQLRALEDYPGAEVLLERLNELGYEEAPTKGNLLDWAEQNGIDQALYPLLEYWAGEWGCSAKELGIEALAKINGQWSSGDLDFKAEPSLYDLIDESLIRPLRPYLQLGQAVKHIDYSGEQIKVFTQDQTIVVDKLLLTVPLPVLQKESISFAPNLPSAKTAAIQRLKMGDGLKIFFKFNRLFWSGDIIGSKMASSYIDTQAYKSGKDAILCAWAFGEKAEILRNMGQELASRAILAELDSLYVGAASSHFEKYYWQDWSQEEHIWGAYSYPSNSEAPGDRAELQAPIDYKLYFAGEACHPRGHIQSLHGAFETGYEAALQILMDLNVS, from the coding sequence ATGTCTAGCTCTCCCGCCAATCGTTTTTTACCCCCCGTTTTTCAAGCGCTAAGTCCCCGCCTTTGGGAGCTGAGTACGGGTCCCTATTTTCAGGGACAGGTCCTTATTGTCGGCGCTGGTTTGGCTGGCCTGACGGCGGCCTATATGCTCAAACAGCAGGGCTTGCGGCCCATTATTTTAGAGGCTAAAAAACGGCCCGCTGGCCGCTTGGCCAATCTCCGAAATTGGGCCGATATGCCACTAGAACTAGGCGCAGAATGGCTGCATGGGCAGCGCTCCACGCTTTTTCGCTGGTTAGATGGCCAATACCAAAGCCAAATTGTAGAAGATGAAGGGGAGGAGTTTGTGCCCTACAAACAACAGCTTCGGGCCCTAGAGGATTATCCTGGCGCAGAGGTTTTGCTTGAGCGACTCAATGAGTTGGGCTATGAAGAAGCACCCACCAAAGGTAATTTATTGGATTGGGCCGAGCAAAATGGCATTGATCAGGCCCTTTACCCTTTGTTAGAGTATTGGGCTGGCGAATGGGGCTGCTCGGCCAAGGAGTTGGGTATTGAAGCTTTGGCCAAAATCAATGGACAATGGTCTTCTGGCGATTTGGACTTTAAGGCAGAGCCCTCGCTCTATGATCTTATTGACGAATCCCTGATCCGCCCGCTCCGCCCATATTTGCAATTGGGCCAAGCCGTAAAACATATTGATTATAGTGGGGAGCAGATTAAAGTGTTTACTCAAGATCAAACGATTGTAGTGGATAAGCTGCTGCTGACCGTTCCCCTGCCTGTTTTGCAAAAGGAGAGCATTAGCTTTGCGCCTAACTTGCCCAGCGCCAAAACCGCAGCAATTCAGCGATTGAAAATGGGCGATGGCCTGAAAATCTTCTTTAAATTTAACCGCCTATTTTGGAGTGGCGATATTATCGGTTCCAAAATGGCCAGCAGTTATATTGATACGCAGGCTTACAAGTCGGGCAAGGATGCTATTCTTTGCGCCTGGGCCTTTGGCGAAAAGGCCGAAATTTTACGGAATATGGGCCAAGAGCTCGCCAGCCGAGCCATCCTAGCCGAATTAGATAGCCTTTATGTAGGGGCGGCCAGCAGCCATTTTGAAAAATATTATTGGCAGGACTGGAGCCAAGAGGAGCACATCTGGGGCGCCTATTCTTATCCCTCTAATAGTGAAGCGCCCGGCGATAGAGCCGAGCTACAAGCGCCCATTGATTATAAATTGTATTTTGCTGGCGAAGCCTGCCACCCTAGAGGCCATATTCAAAGCCTACATGGTGCCTTTGAAACAGGCTATGAGGCAGCTTTGCAAATCTTGATGGATCTAAATGTATCTTAA